A single genomic interval of Candidatus Margulisiibacteriota bacterium harbors:
- the rfbD gene encoding dTDP-4-dehydrorhamnose reductase produces MVKIVIIGSNGMLGSRFLSDHSKDDHITGIDYPDMDIRNMESIKSLLLEIKPHIVINCAAFTDVDKCEIMKDESYAVNGEGPGNIAKVCNEIDAVLVHFSTDYVFDGLKKTAYCEDDIPNPLSIYGKSKLVGEMNVRRFCSKYFIIRTAWLYGENGKNFVRTIVAAADKNPSLKVVADQLGSPTYTKDLVEISKKLIKTEKYGTYHVTNEGSCSWYEFAGAIFSFLDKQVSVAPCSTDEYPRPASRPKSGILSKSKINSLDIYIRDWKDGLKEYLLNREINL; encoded by the coding sequence ATGGTAAAAATAGTAATTATCGGATCAAATGGTATGCTCGGGTCTCGGTTCCTTTCTGATCACTCCAAGGACGACCATATTACCGGTATTGATTATCCTGATATGGATATTCGAAATATGGAATCAATTAAATCTTTATTATTAGAGATAAAACCGCACATAGTAATAAATTGTGCCGCATTTACTGATGTGGATAAATGTGAAATAATGAAAGATGAATCTTATGCTGTCAATGGCGAAGGACCTGGAAATATCGCAAAGGTGTGCAACGAAATAGATGCGGTCCTTGTCCACTTTTCAACGGACTATGTTTTTGACGGCTTAAAAAAAACAGCATATTGTGAGGATGATATTCCTAACCCGTTGTCAATTTACGGTAAGTCCAAGTTAGTGGGGGAAATGAATGTCCGCCGGTTTTGTTCTAAATATTTTATTATAAGAACGGCCTGGTTGTATGGCGAGAACGGGAAGAATTTTGTAAGAACGATTGTTGCTGCTGCTGATAAGAATCCATCTCTTAAAGTGGTTGCTGATCAGTTGGGTTCTCCGACGTACACGAAGGACCTGGTGGAAATATCAAAGAAGCTCATAAAGACAGAGAAATATGGAACCTACCATGTTACCAATGAAGGTAGTTGTAGCTGGTATGAATTTGCCGGTGCTATTTTTTCGTTTTTAGATAAGCAGGTATCTGTTGCTCCTTGTTCTACGGATGAGTATCCTCGACCGGCTTCAAGGCCAAAGAGCGGGATTTTATCGAAAAGCAAAATAAATTCATTGGACATATATATCCGGGATTGGAAAGATGGATTAAAAGAATATTTGCTTAATAGGGAGATAAATCTTTGA